From Pseudomonas sp. G.S.17, the proteins below share one genomic window:
- a CDS encoding IS30 family transposase, protein MSYTELSIEERATIQVGQYQNLSQREIARMLGRSPSTISRELRRNRCSSTGYAALAAQTHTRERRKVCRPSRKLVVGNDRFELVIHLLRERFSPEQIAGKLRLMKMNFEEAYVCRETIYNAIYALPVGQLRKELIQCLRQGKSTRRPRSGGVDRRGQLPEMVSIHVRPPEIEDRQMPGHWEGDLIKGKDNGSAVGTLVERTSGYLILVKMRDATATSAVEGFSAALNSMPLAVRKSMTYDQGREMAKHAEITQKTGVAIYFCDPHSPWQRGSNENINGLIRQYLPKGTDLSRHTQEELDAISYQMNIRPRKRFGFKCPIEVITEVMGMHHPAPSSIQ, encoded by the coding sequence ATGTCTTATACCGAACTCAGTATTGAAGAACGCGCCACGATTCAGGTCGGGCAGTACCAGAATCTCAGTCAGCGCGAAATCGCCCGGATGCTGGGCCGTAGCCCCTCCACGATTAGCCGGGAGCTTCGTCGTAATCGATGTTCCAGCACGGGCTATGCCGCGCTTGCTGCACAAACTCACACCCGTGAGAGGCGCAAAGTCTGTCGCCCTTCCAGAAAGCTGGTGGTGGGCAACGATCGCTTCGAGTTGGTTATCCACTTGCTCCGAGAGCGCTTTTCTCCTGAGCAAATCGCGGGCAAGCTGCGGCTTATGAAAATGAACTTTGAAGAAGCCTACGTTTGCCGTGAAACCATCTACAACGCCATCTATGCGCTGCCTGTAGGGCAATTGCGCAAGGAGTTGATTCAGTGCCTTCGCCAAGGGAAAAGTACGCGAAGACCTCGCTCCGGCGGTGTTGACCGGCGTGGGCAGCTCCCCGAAATGGTCAGCATCCACGTGCGTCCACCGGAAATCGAAGACCGGCAGATGCCCGGCCACTGGGAAGGCGATTTGATCAAAGGCAAGGACAATGGGTCGGCCGTTGGCACCCTCGTCGAACGGACCAGCGGGTATTTGATCCTGGTAAAAATGCGCGATGCCACCGCCACTTCGGCGGTGGAGGGGTTTAGCGCGGCGCTGAACAGCATGCCGTTGGCGGTGCGTAAAAGCATGACCTATGACCAAGGCCGGGAAATGGCTAAACACGCTGAGATCACGCAAAAAACCGGTGTGGCAATTTACTTTTGTGACCCGCATAGCCCTTGGCAGCGCGGCAGTAATGAGAACATCAACGGCCTGATTCGCCAGTACCTGCCCAAGGGTACGGATCTGTCGAGACACACTCAGGAAGAGTTGGATGCCATTTCTTATCAAATGAATATTCGCCCTCGTAAGCGATTCGGTTTTAAATGCCCGATTGAAGTGATTACCGAGGTCATGGGTATGCATCATCCAGCCCCGTCTTCAATTCAATAA
- a CDS encoding IS5 family transposase codes for MKQISFADAEYAGKRKQTRRERFLNEMDQVVPWNGLIKLIEPHYPKGEGGRPAYPLMAMLRVHLMQNWFGYSDPAMEESLYETTILRQFAGLHLDRIPDETTILNFRRLLEKHELAGGILQVINGYLGDRGLLLRQGTVVDATIIHAPSSTKNKDGKRDPEMHQTKKGNQYFFGMKSHIGVDAESGLVHSVVGTAANVADVTQVDQLLHGEETYVSGDAGYTGVEKRPEHQDRQMIWSIAARPSSYKKHAKKSLIGRMRRKIEYAKAQLRAKVEHPFRVIKRQFGYTKVRFRGLVKNTAQQTTLFALSNLWMMRKRLLNAGEVRLYCGQ; via the coding sequence ATGAAGCAAATCTCCTTCGCTGACGCCGAATATGCTGGCAAACGCAAACAAACCCGCCGTGAGCGCTTCCTGAACGAGATGGATCAGGTCGTGCCCTGGAATGGCTTGATCAAACTGATCGAACCGCACTATCCGAAGGGCGAAGGTGGTCGTCCGGCCTATCCGTTGATGGCGATGTTGCGGGTTCATTTGATGCAAAACTGGTTCGGTTATAGCGACCCGGCCATGGAAGAATCGCTCTACGAAACCACAATTTTGCGCCAGTTTGCCGGGCTGCATCTGGATCGGATTCCGGACGAAACCACGATCCTCAATTTCCGCCGACTGCTGGAAAAACATGAGTTGGCCGGCGGGATTTTGCAGGTGATCAATGGCTATTTGGGCGACCGTGGTTTGTTGCTGCGCCAAGGCACCGTGGTCGATGCGACGATCATTCATGCGCCGAGTTCGACCAAGAACAAGGACGGAAAACGTGACCCTGAGATGCACCAGACGAAGAAAGGAAATCAATATTTCTTCGGGATGAAATCGCACATCGGTGTCGATGCCGAATCCGGTTTGGTGCATAGCGTAGTGGGCACTGCGGCGAATGTGGCGGACGTAACCCAGGTCGATCAGTTACTGCACGGAGAAGAAACTTACGTCTCTGGCGATGCCGGTTACACCGGCGTCGAAAAGCGTCCCGAGCATCAAGATCGCCAAATGATCTGGTCGATTGCGGCGCGGCCCAGCAGCTATAAAAAGCATGCAAAGAAGAGCCTGATCGGGCGCATGCGTCGCAAAATCGAATACGCGAAAGCTCAGCTGCGTGCCAAGGTTGAGCATCCGTTTCGAGTGATCAAGCGTCAGTTTGGTTATACGAAAGTGCGCTTCCGGGGCCTTGTTAAAAACACCGCACAGCAGACCACGCTGTTTGCGCTGTCGAACCTGTGGATGATGCGAAAACGATTGCTGAATGCAGGAGAGGTGCGTCTGTATTGCGGACAATGA
- a CDS encoding toxin VasX, producing MTEKDGQLPQRRDSQFSDTTLSGTGTCPFKGPDIAIVPMRYALDRSRYDVNPGNLTPLTTSGKWARYPRLQTRSLTLRQLRDGFVYVYNETDEVLHEYAFVAQDASLTRIVWSDAEPGLHIRAKKGKSRTHLLYPRTSTLRIAFSPWQWTWRMCEHMRSSPVNRTSWMHPLDLRDYCRDMSVTHALPLARLSEKVVADVDPYSVDHDGRFADSAHPPVVPEGAAYKPVPLAADVVWTGSVEDKSSAVLLALDDSLGMLEDLGMQLIADQAALFAFQAEHEHAMNIAGIVERLCGVGGDPALLPASVKGDEAKTRQYIRDIEAYFEELDVEDRAAAGTEGLILGVVELPSTTLGYELKSRYGRLPDPALRSSWQDRRKWRREVDLDAARDFTEARQPQLNSLKQHITQTQDDIKAIGEHIGTDPMRLFIDTTNVTSLHCLLDLTAELLCSLSQDVSFSRWLQKEEERSRTLFGLTRFGFSAPIKEAMTNEANRLMSGITDFTALAGRAGEINGFLNHDAIAAHPWIRVLSEPVQLTLQALTELAKGAGKTTLEQIQLAFIAVDSRMSDQAIALRNLTIGHLLFSHQDRLKIDQEFNERIAAWSKEAERLRNEKLVVEHHWSNPGGRYDRKRVAEVLVELNEHIEQHNLQRPHLLDYAQNRYLRRLQMEIAHFHKNSAQLAGNWQSHARAFTEQHGLNAGAITWGLVVVNFFNTMATYQLASKDGDLNAKDWAKIGSAAAYTGNALMAVFVETAWVGMKGLETEIRDKKIVKITGKSASYWAGTEGRTQSWGKLIPGFGARLVGLGGFAVVAASLELWDIQDDLSQSNVALGKV from the coding sequence ATGACTGAAAAAGACGGCCAATTGCCTCAACGCCGCGATTCCCAATTTTCCGACACCACCCTTTCCGGGACGGGCACTTGCCCGTTCAAAGGTCCTGACATCGCAATCGTGCCCATGCGCTACGCCCTGGACCGCTCACGCTACGACGTCAATCCCGGCAACCTCACGCCTTTGACCACCAGCGGAAAATGGGCGCGCTATCCCAGGTTGCAAACCCGCAGCCTGACCTTGCGCCAACTGCGCGATGGATTTGTGTACGTCTATAACGAAACGGACGAGGTGCTGCATGAATATGCCTTCGTTGCCCAGGACGCGAGTTTGACGCGGATTGTCTGGAGCGACGCCGAGCCCGGGCTGCATATCCGGGCAAAAAAAGGCAAGAGCCGCACGCATCTGCTGTATCCGCGAACCAGCACATTGCGCATCGCATTCTCGCCCTGGCAATGGACTTGGCGCATGTGTGAACACATGCGTTCCAGCCCGGTAAATCGCACGTCATGGATGCATCCACTGGACCTGCGCGATTACTGCCGCGATATGTCGGTCACCCATGCACTGCCATTGGCCCGCTTGAGCGAAAAAGTTGTGGCCGACGTCGATCCTTACTCTGTCGATCACGACGGGCGCTTCGCCGATTCAGCCCATCCGCCGGTGGTACCTGAAGGTGCCGCATACAAGCCAGTGCCGCTGGCCGCAGATGTCGTCTGGACCGGCAGCGTCGAAGACAAGTCCAGCGCCGTTCTGTTAGCTCTCGACGATTCATTGGGCATGCTGGAAGACCTGGGCATGCAACTCATCGCCGATCAGGCCGCGCTCTTCGCGTTTCAGGCCGAGCATGAGCATGCGATGAATATCGCGGGCATCGTCGAGCGCCTTTGCGGTGTCGGCGGCGACCCGGCATTGCTGCCAGCCTCGGTTAAAGGCGATGAGGCGAAAACCCGACAATACATTCGCGACATCGAAGCGTATTTCGAGGAGCTGGACGTTGAGGATCGAGCCGCTGCGGGAACCGAAGGGCTCATTCTGGGGGTGGTCGAATTGCCTTCGACCACATTGGGCTACGAGCTAAAAAGCCGCTATGGCCGCCTGCCCGACCCGGCATTGCGCAGCAGCTGGCAGGATCGCCGCAAATGGCGTCGCGAAGTCGACCTCGATGCCGCTCGGGATTTCACCGAAGCCCGGCAGCCACAACTCAACAGCCTGAAGCAGCACATCACGCAAACCCAGGACGATATCAAGGCCATCGGCGAGCATATCGGCACTGATCCGATGCGTCTGTTCATCGACACCACTAACGTCACCTCGCTGCACTGCCTTCTGGACCTCACGGCCGAACTGTTGTGCAGCCTCAGCCAGGACGTGAGCTTTTCCCGATGGCTGCAAAAAGAGGAAGAGCGAAGCAGAACCCTGTTCGGCCTGACCCGCTTTGGCTTCTCGGCCCCCATCAAAGAGGCGATGACCAACGAGGCCAATCGCCTGATGTCCGGCATCACCGACTTCACCGCCCTGGCGGGCCGGGCGGGAGAGATTAATGGTTTCCTCAATCACGATGCGATAGCGGCACATCCCTGGATAAGGGTCTTGAGCGAGCCCGTGCAGCTGACGCTCCAGGCGTTGACGGAATTAGCCAAGGGCGCCGGCAAAACGACCTTGGAACAGATTCAGCTGGCGTTCATCGCGGTGGACAGTCGCATGAGCGATCAGGCCATTGCCCTGCGCAATCTCACCATCGGTCATTTGCTGTTCAGCCATCAGGACCGACTGAAGATTGACCAGGAATTCAACGAGCGCATCGCCGCCTGGAGCAAGGAAGCAGAACGACTGCGTAACGAAAAACTGGTCGTTGAGCACCACTGGTCAAACCCGGGCGGTCGTTATGACCGCAAGCGAGTGGCAGAAGTACTGGTCGAACTGAACGAGCACATCGAGCAGCACAATCTGCAACGACCGCATTTACTGGACTACGCCCAAAACCGTTACCTGCGCCGACTGCAAATGGAAATCGCCCACTTCCACAAAAACAGCGCTCAGCTGGCCGGCAACTGGCAAAGCCACGCCCGAGCCTTTACCGAACAACATGGGCTCAATGCAGGCGCAATTACCTGGGGCCTGGTGGTCGTCAACTTCTTCAATACGATGGCTACATATCAGCTCGCCAGTAAAGACGGCGATCTGAATGCCAAGGACTGGGCAAAGATCGGCTCCGCAGCGGCTTACACCGGGAACGCGCTGATGGCGGTTTTTGTGGAGACGGCTTGGGTGGGGATGAAGGGGTTGGAGACGGAAATCCGAGATAAAAAAATAGTTAAAATTACTGGCAAGTCAGCAAGCTATTGGGCCGGAACCGAGGGTAGGACTCAGTCTTGGGGGAAATTGATTCCTGGATTCGGTGCGCGATTAGTTGGACTCGGCGGATTTGCAGTCGTAGCCGCTTCATTGGAATTATGGGATATCCAAGACGACCTAAGTCAGTCTAACGTCGCTCTAGGGAAGGTCTGA
- a CDS encoding DUF4123 domain-containing protein encodes MNHPAQANYLLIDGALRPDALVGLYQRHELFEIDALYLGTRWKDLHDLGPILIRPDSRSSLLSDWLEHESLRKDSTLIYSRADIDQVAAHLRHFISPPDCLGGGGLLRFADPLVTHFWLSSYPHGASQHLGPIEQWWVGAPRQSWEAPHQVQWQTFSGPGAEFVWDERHAVLGEDQLDALDLAQRWRFTGRIYNWLGERSPDLFSGLTGSQISDWLNSSLQAGLEWGLVTERALAMWMEACADYGEDFATRAQGPYPQWLSQNATNAGLAPELRIRAFELHSRTHKEVVHD; translated from the coding sequence ATGAATCATCCTGCCCAAGCCAACTATCTGCTGATTGACGGTGCATTGAGGCCAGACGCACTTGTGGGGCTTTATCAGCGCCACGAGCTGTTCGAAATTGACGCGCTATATCTGGGAACCCGCTGGAAGGATCTTCACGATCTGGGACCGATTCTGATCAGGCCTGACTCACGTAGCTCGTTGCTGTCGGATTGGCTTGAGCATGAATCGCTGCGCAAGGACTCAACCCTTATCTACAGCCGCGCCGACATCGACCAAGTCGCCGCGCATCTGCGCCATTTCATTTCTCCACCGGATTGTCTGGGCGGCGGCGGCCTGCTGCGCTTCGCCGACCCGCTGGTGACACATTTCTGGTTGTCGAGTTATCCCCATGGCGCAAGCCAGCACCTCGGGCCGATTGAGCAGTGGTGGGTTGGCGCGCCACGACAGAGCTGGGAAGCACCACACCAAGTGCAGTGGCAGACATTCAGCGGTCCCGGCGCCGAATTCGTGTGGGACGAGCGCCATGCCGTGCTGGGCGAAGATCAGCTTGACGCGCTGGATCTGGCTCAGCGCTGGCGATTTACCGGCCGTATCTACAACTGGCTTGGCGAGCGCTCACCGGATTTATTTTCTGGTTTAACCGGTTCGCAGATCAGCGACTGGCTGAACTCCAGTCTGCAGGCGGGTCTGGAATGGGGCCTTGTCACTGAACGTGCGCTCGCCATGTGGATGGAGGCTTGTGCCGACTACGGCGAGGATTTCGCCACCCGAGCGCAAGGCCCTTATCCGCAGTGGTTAAGCCAGAACGCGACGAACGCCGGACTGGCACCAGAGCTGCGCATCCGTGCTTTCGAACTCCATAGCCGCACGCACAAGGAAGTCGTTCATGACTGA
- a CDS encoding type VI secretion system tip protein VgrG: MLTPANQATFTLDIAGVEHQLRVLSFTAKEAVSRPFSVRIELVSERANLALEDLLHRQAFLAFDAVGNGLHGQIGEIAQGDSGKRFTHYFIRLVPNLLRLEHRHNHRIFQNKSVPEIIALVLKDHGILADEFAFRLSSKSCPPRDYCTQYHETDLHFVRRLCEEEGLSFHFEHSRDRHLLIFADDPVALPNLKNPTAYLQGNGLVAQAPVINAFNVRLATRTGKVSRQTYDFEQPGIDMRASAKLADGRLDLEDYRYPAPFNDRQIGARQAQTVLERHRSDYQLASGKSDQPALLSGHLLTLAEHPREDWNAQWLLVSVVHEGKQPQVLEEYSDRAAQPGEFSQGYQNRFEAIPGLTPFRPPLKHPKPRILGSQHAIVSGPPGEEIHCDAYGRVKVKFYWDREGVQDEHASCWLRVATGWAHDQYGTAMIPRVGMEVVIGYFEADPDQPYVQACLPNASTRIPLDLPAQKTQTLLKTHSSPGGGGYNELKIEDRQGQEEIAIRAQRDWKEHVLNDQSIQVDNQRSVLVTGLSSHELQGEEHHLTLGPRKTQVLADDSLTVVGNQHISAANHLVSAALEVHLAAGQHMIVDATLSTTIKAGGHWISITPAGIFSSVPILLGGLPMPGMPAVPLPPIPLEKRVAAPGAPSMPVPEVAVEALRNEFKLLPSRCEACEALAESGQ, translated from the coding sequence ATGCTCACCCCCGCCAACCAAGCCACGTTCACGCTGGATATCGCGGGGGTTGAGCATCAGCTTCGCGTCCTGAGTTTCACCGCTAAAGAGGCCGTCAGCCGGCCCTTCAGTGTGCGTATCGAGCTGGTCAGCGAACGGGCCAACCTCGCGCTTGAAGACCTGCTGCATCGGCAGGCGTTTCTGGCCTTTGACGCTGTGGGCAACGGGCTGCACGGGCAGATCGGCGAGATTGCCCAAGGCGATTCCGGCAAGCGTTTCACCCACTATTTCATCCGGTTGGTGCCGAACCTGCTGCGCCTCGAGCATCGGCATAATCACCGGATTTTCCAGAATAAGAGCGTGCCGGAAATCATTGCCCTGGTGCTCAAGGACCACGGTATTCTCGCCGACGAGTTCGCGTTCCGCCTGAGCAGCAAAAGCTGCCCGCCGCGCGACTACTGCACCCAGTACCACGAAACCGACCTGCACTTCGTTCGCCGCCTGTGTGAAGAGGAGGGTTTGTCCTTCCACTTTGAGCACAGCCGCGACCGGCACCTGCTGATCTTCGCCGACGATCCTGTCGCACTGCCCAACCTGAAAAATCCTACGGCCTACCTGCAAGGCAACGGGCTGGTGGCCCAAGCGCCGGTGATCAACGCCTTCAACGTGCGCCTCGCCACCCGCACCGGCAAAGTCAGTCGCCAGACCTACGATTTCGAACAACCCGGGATCGACATGCGCGCCAGTGCGAAGCTGGCGGACGGGCGCCTGGACCTTGAGGATTACCGGTATCCGGCGCCGTTCAATGACCGGCAGATCGGCGCGCGTCAGGCGCAAACCGTGCTGGAACGGCATCGCAGCGACTATCAACTGGCCAGCGGCAAAAGCGATCAGCCGGCCCTGCTCAGCGGCCATCTGCTGACCCTCGCCGAGCATCCCCGTGAGGACTGGAATGCCCAGTGGCTGCTGGTTTCCGTGGTTCATGAAGGCAAACAGCCGCAGGTGCTGGAAGAATACAGCGACCGCGCCGCGCAGCCCGGCGAGTTCAGTCAGGGCTACCAAAACCGCTTCGAAGCGATCCCCGGCCTGACGCCGTTTCGCCCGCCACTGAAACATCCCAAACCGCGCATTCTTGGCAGCCAACACGCCATCGTCAGCGGCCCGCCGGGCGAAGAGATTCATTGCGATGCGTACGGTCGGGTCAAGGTCAAGTTCTACTGGGACCGCGAAGGTGTGCAAGACGAACACGCCAGTTGCTGGCTGCGGGTCGCCACCGGCTGGGCCCACGACCAATACGGCACGGCGATGATTCCTCGGGTCGGCATGGAAGTGGTGATCGGTTATTTCGAGGCCGATCCCGACCAGCCTTACGTGCAGGCCTGCCTGCCCAACGCCAGCACGCGCATCCCGCTGGACCTGCCCGCGCAGAAAACCCAGACTTTGCTCAAGACCCACAGTAGCCCCGGCGGCGGTGGTTATAACGAACTGAAAATCGAGGACCGCCAGGGCCAGGAAGAAATCGCCATCCGCGCGCAACGCGACTGGAAAGAACATGTGCTCAACGACCAGTCGATCCAGGTCGACAACCAGCGCAGCGTCCTGGTCACGGGGCTGTCCAGCCATGAACTGCAAGGCGAAGAACATCACCTGACCCTCGGACCGCGCAAGACACAGGTCTTGGCAGACGATTCCCTGACCGTAGTGGGCAATCAGCACATCAGCGCGGCGAATCATCTGGTCAGTGCGGCGCTGGAAGTCCACCTGGCTGCCGGGCAGCACATGATCGTCGACGCGACCCTCAGCACCACAATCAAGGCCGGCGGGCACTGGATTTCGATTACACCTGCAGGAATTTTCAGCAGCGTGCCGATTCTGCTGGGCGGTCTGCCGATGCCGGGGATGCCAGCGGTGCCGCTTCCACCTATACCGCTCGAAAAACGAGTCGCGGCTCCCGGTGCTCCGTCCATGCCGGTGCCCGAAGTGGCTGTCGAAGCCCTTCGTAATGAATTCAAACTACTACCGTCTCGCTGCGAAGCGTGCGAAGCGCTGGCGGAGTCTGGTCAATGA
- a CDS encoding protease modulator HflK encodes MRVDLDVEHDRLDGLPRFQRAAVQAARLLRLTWLAAGLGGAGLVLSLFVDLFSPNSLWTAVLTTGAAALLLLAAGLQSTQGVALWRARALGSIAPLIIKQNLAEESGWYERLLARISGSGTSLVAQIGKPTLWLGGWALLALISIQLIWNLTLPGSNLSQLGNLAGGAILLLAFGLLVLERQFSAELAAEWPEAGQLAQLTRVAIAVLLVGALCLFFSSADRVWPARLAVLIGLLPGLVAVEFLLRAALSLFSPRNVRIEPRLTASSFVAGLLRWPPQPLLALQHELHNRFGIDLRQIWAFTYMRRAFLPVLAVVVALGWVLSGVHEIPMQGRGIYERFGKPVEVFGPGLHGGLPWPFGRVIAVENGVVHELATSVSDSSALEQVQDPAEGPPPLTANRLWDASHINEKSQVIASSAGDKQGFQIVNMDVRFVYRIGLTDQAAMAATYNAADVPTLIRSTASRVLVHDFASRTLDELLGEQRAGLADDIGKAVQADLKQLDSGVEILATVVEAIHPPAGAANAYHAVQAAQISAQALISRERGAASDKANVAQLNASIARDQATANAREVMATAQGADLRFSAERQGFAKAGQAFLLEQYLTQLSQGLAHAKLLVLDHRLGGANNAPTIDLRTFTLPADPTAPSKAVQ; translated from the coding sequence ATGCGGGTTGATCTGGATGTTGAGCACGACAGGCTGGATGGCTTGCCGCGGTTTCAGAGGGCGGCGGTGCAGGCGGCGCGGCTTTTGCGGCTGACGTGGCTGGCCGCTGGTTTGGGTGGCGCCGGGTTGGTGTTGTCGTTGTTCGTTGATCTGTTCTCGCCCAATTCCTTGTGGACGGCAGTGCTGACCACTGGCGCCGCTGCATTGTTGCTGCTGGCTGCCGGGTTGCAATCGACGCAGGGCGTCGCTTTGTGGCGCGCGCGAGCCTTGGGCAGCATCGCGCCGCTAATCATCAAGCAAAACCTGGCAGAAGAGTCCGGCTGGTATGAGCGCCTATTAGCGCGTATCAGCGGCAGCGGAACATCGCTGGTCGCGCAGATTGGCAAGCCGACGTTGTGGCTGGGCGGCTGGGCATTGCTGGCGTTGATCAGCATCCAGTTGATCTGGAACCTGACGCTGCCGGGCAGTAATCTCTCGCAACTGGGTAACCTTGCGGGCGGCGCGATTCTGCTGCTGGCGTTTGGCTTGTTGGTGCTTGAGCGACAGTTCAGCGCCGAGCTTGCCGCCGAATGGCCTGAAGCCGGGCAACTGGCGCAGCTGACCCGCGTGGCGATTGCGGTGTTGCTGGTCGGCGCGCTGTGTCTGTTTTTCTCCAGTGCCGACCGCGTCTGGCCGGCGCGATTGGCGGTGTTGATCGGTCTGTTGCCTGGATTGGTGGCGGTCGAATTCCTGCTGCGCGCCGCACTATCATTATTCAGCCCGCGCAACGTACGCATCGAGCCGCGTCTGACGGCCAGCAGTTTTGTCGCCGGTCTGCTGCGCTGGCCACCGCAACCGCTGCTGGCGCTGCAACACGAACTGCACAACCGTTTCGGCATCGATCTGCGGCAGATCTGGGCGTTTACCTACATGCGTCGCGCCTTTCTCCCGGTGCTGGCAGTGGTGGTGGCGCTGGGTTGGGTGCTGAGCGGTGTGCATGAAATCCCCATGCAAGGCCGAGGCATCTACGAACGGTTTGGCAAGCCTGTGGAGGTTTTCGGCCCCGGCCTGCATGGCGGATTGCCTTGGCCCTTCGGGCGGGTGATCGCGGTGGAAAACGGCGTGGTGCATGAACTGGCGACCAGCGTCTCGGATTCCAGTGCCCTCGAACAGGTGCAAGACCCCGCCGAAGGCCCGCCGCCGCTGACCGCCAATCGCTTGTGGGACGCCAGCCACATCAACGAGAAATCCCAGGTGATCGCCAGCAGCGCCGGGGATAAACAGGGCTTCCAGATCGTCAACATGGACGTGCGTTTCGTCTACCGCATCGGCCTGACCGATCAAGCCGCCATGGCTGCGACCTATAACGCCGCCGATGTACCGACCTTGATCCGCAGCACCGCCAGCCGGGTGTTGGTGCATGACTTTGCCTCGCGAACCCTCGACGAACTGCTCGGCGAACAACGCGCCGGTCTGGCTGACGACATTGGCAAGGCGGTGCAGGCCGATCTCAAGCAATTGGACAGCGGCGTGGAAATCCTCGCCACGGTGGTGGAAGCCATCCATCCGCCAGCGGGCGCGGCCAATGCTTATCACGCGGTGCAAGCCGCGCAGATCAGTGCCCAGGCGCTGATTTCCCGGGAGCGCGGCGCGGCCAGTGACAAGGCCAACGTAGCGCAACTCAACGCCAGCATTGCGCGGGACCAGGCCACGGCGAACGCCCGGGAAGTCATGGCCACGGCGCAAGGCGCGGACTTGCGCTTCAGTGCCGAGCGCCAGGGCTTCGCCAAGGCCGGGCAAGCCTTTCTGCTGGAGCAATACCTGACCCAGCTGAGCCAGGGCCTGGCCCACGCCAAATTGTTGGTGCTCGATCACCGTCTGGGCGGCGCGAACAATGCGCCGACCATCGACCTGCGTACTTTCACTCTACCGGCAGACCCAACGGCGCCGAGTAAAGCCGTTCAATAA
- a CDS encoding protease modulator HflC, whose amino-acid sequence MSLFHNHDHHDHAGHDHSGHHHGHHHGESAGPAAFPWRRAALAAVLIAFAVAAASLVQVRSGEATVITRFGNPSRVLLEPGLSWRWPAPFEATIPVDLRLRTTSSGLQDVGTRDGLRIIVQAYVAWQVQGDPDNVQRFMRAVQNQPDEAARQIRTFVGSALETTASSFDLSSLVNTDASQVRIADFENQLRQQIDQQLLTTYGVRVLQVGVERLTLPSVTLNATVDRMRAERETIATERTAVGKREAAQIRSAAERDARIVEADATVKAADIEAQSRVEAAQIYGRAYAGSPQLYNLLRSLDTLGTIVTPGTKLILRTDAAPFRVLIDGPPTLDNKSGSQP is encoded by the coding sequence TTGAGTCTGTTTCATAACCACGATCATCACGATCACGCCGGACACGATCACAGCGGCCATCATCACGGGCATCACCATGGCGAAAGCGCTGGCCCCGCGGCGTTCCCCTGGCGGCGCGCGGCATTGGCGGCGGTGTTGATTGCCTTCGCAGTCGCGGCGGCCAGCCTGGTGCAAGTCCGCTCGGGCGAAGCCACGGTCATCACGCGTTTCGGCAATCCCTCCCGCGTGCTGCTGGAGCCAGGTCTGAGCTGGCGCTGGCCGGCGCCGTTCGAGGCAACGATTCCCGTGGATTTGCGCCTGCGCACCACGTCCAGCGGTTTGCAGGACGTCGGTACTCGCGACGGCCTGCGCATCATCGTTCAGGCTTATGTGGCCTGGCAGGTTCAAGGTGATCCGGACAATGTGCAGCGCTTCATGCGCGCCGTGCAGAACCAGCCGGACGAAGCCGCCCGCCAGATCCGCACCTTCGTCGGCTCGGCGCTGGAAACCACGGCCAGCAGCTTCGATTTGTCGAGTCTGGTCAATACCGATGCCAGCCAGGTGCGGATTGCCGATTTCGAAAACCAGCTGCGGCAGCAGATCGATCAGCAACTGCTTACAACGTATGGCGTGCGCGTCCTGCAAGTCGGTGTCGAGCGTCTGACATTGCCTTCGGTGACTCTCAACGCCACGGTTGACCGGATGCGCGCCGAACGCGAAACCATCGCCACTGAACGCACCGCCGTGGGCAAGCGCGAAGCCGCGCAGATTCGCTCGGCCGCTGAGCGCGACGCGCGCATTGTCGAGGCGGATGCGACGGTCAAGGCGGCGGATATCGAAGCGCAATCCCGGGTCGAGGCCGCGCAGATCTACGGCCGCGCCTACGCGGGTTCGCCGCAGCTGTACAACCTGCTGCGTTCGCTGGACACGCTGGGCACCATCGTCACGCCGGGCACCAAATTGATTCTGCGCACTGATGCGGCTCCGTTCCGGGTGCTGATCGACGGCCCGCCGACGCTGGATAACAAGAGCGGATCGCAGCCATGA